The following proteins are encoded in a genomic region of Mycolicibacterium rutilum:
- the hsaD gene encoding 4,5:9,10-diseco-3-hydroxy-5,9,17-trioxoandrosta-1(10),2-diene-4-oate hydrolase gives MTSYIQETEQQVEITFESTSRYAQVREDMRLHYHEAGVGHAETVVLLHGGGPGASSWSNFSKNIAVLAQRFHVIAVDQPGYGHSDKHTEHEQYNRYSATALLNLFDHLGIERAALVGNSLGGGTAVRFALDNPKRAGRLVLMGPGGLSVNLFSPDPTEGVKLLGKFTGEPTRENIEKFLRIMVYDQSLITEELIDERFAIASQPESLAAAKAMGKSFAGADFELGMMWREVYKLRQPVLLIWGREDRVNPLDGALVALKQIPRVQLHVFGQCGHWAQLEKFDEFNKLTIDFLGGSR, from the coding sequence ATGACCTCTTACATCCAGGAAACCGAGCAACAGGTCGAGATCACCTTCGAGTCGACCTCGCGTTACGCGCAGGTCCGCGAGGACATGCGGCTGCACTACCACGAGGCGGGCGTCGGGCACGCCGAGACCGTGGTGCTGCTGCACGGTGGCGGTCCGGGTGCGTCGAGCTGGTCGAACTTTTCGAAGAACATCGCGGTGCTGGCGCAGCGTTTTCACGTCATCGCGGTCGACCAGCCGGGCTACGGCCATTCGGACAAGCACACCGAGCACGAGCAGTACAACCGCTACAGCGCGACGGCGCTGCTCAACCTGTTCGACCATCTGGGCATCGAACGCGCTGCGCTGGTGGGCAATTCACTCGGTGGCGGAACCGCCGTGCGGTTCGCGCTGGACAACCCGAAGCGGGCGGGCCGGCTCGTGCTGATGGGCCCGGGCGGGCTGTCGGTGAACCTGTTCTCGCCGGACCCGACCGAGGGCGTCAAGCTGCTCGGGAAGTTCACCGGCGAGCCGACCCGCGAGAACATCGAGAAGTTCCTGCGGATCATGGTTTACGACCAGAGCCTGATCACCGAGGAGCTGATCGACGAGCGCTTCGCGATCGCCAGCCAGCCCGAGTCGTTGGCCGCCGCGAAGGCGATGGGCAAGTCATTCGCCGGCGCGGACTTCGAACTCGGCATGATGTGGCGCGAGGTGTACAAGCTGCGCCAGCCGGTGCTGCTGATCTGGGGCCGCGAGGACCGGGTCAACCCGTTGGACGGTGCGCTGGTCGCGCTCAAGCAGATCCCCCGGGTGCAGTTGCACGTCTTCGGGCAGTGTGGGCACTGGGCCCAGTTGGAGAAGTTCGACGAGTTCAACAAGCTCACCATCGATTTCCTGGGAGGCTCGCGATGA
- the hsaC gene encoding iron-dependent extradiol dioxygenase HsaC — protein sequence MSIKSLGYLRIEATDVAAWREYGLKVLGMVEGSGQTDGALYLRMDEFPARLVIVPGEHDRLLQSGWETANAAELQDIRNRLDIEGVPYKEASAAELAERRVDEMIRFDDPSGNTLEVFHGVALEHRRVVSPYGHKFVTEEQGLGHVVLTTRDDAETLHFYRDVLGFYLRDSMRLPPQLVGRPADGAPAWLRFLGVNPRHHSLAFMPGETPSGIVHLMVEVGEADDVGLCLDRALRRKVPMSATLGRHVNDKMLSFYMKTPGGFDVEFGCEGLQVEDDDWVARESTAVSLWGHDFSVGFK from the coding sequence ATGAGCATCAAATCCCTTGGCTACCTTCGGATCGAAGCCACCGACGTCGCCGCCTGGCGCGAGTACGGCCTCAAGGTGCTCGGCATGGTCGAGGGGTCGGGGCAGACCGACGGCGCCCTGTATCTGCGCATGGACGAGTTCCCGGCGCGCCTGGTGATCGTGCCCGGTGAACACGACCGGCTGCTGCAGTCCGGCTGGGAGACGGCCAATGCCGCCGAGCTGCAGGACATCCGCAACCGGCTCGACATCGAAGGGGTGCCGTACAAGGAGGCGTCGGCTGCCGAACTGGCCGAGCGTCGCGTCGACGAGATGATCCGGTTCGATGACCCGTCGGGCAACACGCTGGAGGTGTTCCACGGCGTCGCGCTCGAGCATCGCCGCGTCGTGAGCCCCTACGGCCACAAGTTCGTCACCGAGGAACAGGGCCTGGGCCACGTGGTGCTGACCACCCGCGACGACGCCGAAACCCTGCACTTCTACCGCGACGTGCTCGGCTTCTACCTACGCGACTCGATGCGGTTGCCGCCGCAATTGGTGGGCCGACCCGCCGACGGTGCGCCGGCCTGGCTGCGCTTCCTCGGGGTGAACCCGCGTCACCACAGCCTGGCGTTCATGCCCGGTGAGACGCCGAGCGGGATCGTGCACCTGATGGTCGAGGTCGGTGAAGCAGACGACGTCGGGTTGTGCCTGGACCGCGCCCTGCGCCGCAAGGTGCCGATGTCGGCGACGCTGGGCCGCCACGTCAACGACAAGATGCTGTCGTTCTACATGAAGACGCCGGGCGGTTTCGACGTCGAATTCGGTTGCGAGGGACTGCAGGTCGAAGACGACGACTGGGTCGCGCGGGAGAGCACGGCGGTCAGCCTGTGGGGCCACGACTTCAGCGTGGGCTTCAAGTAG
- the hsaB gene encoding 3-hydroxy-9,10-secoandrosta-1,3,5(10)-triene-9,17-dione monooxygenase reductase subunit: protein MSAEPIDPRTFRSVLGQFCTGITVITTMHDDAPVGFACQSFAALSLDPPLVLFCPTKMSRSWQAIEASGHFCVNVLHEKQQDVSARFGSREPDKFAGIPWHASKLGSPVIEGSLAHIDCSVHSVHDGGDHFVVFGAVHSLSDVPHRKPRPLLFYRGQYTGIEPDKNTPAHWRDDLEAFLTATTDDTWL from the coding sequence GTGTCTGCCGAACCCATCGACCCGCGCACCTTCCGCAGTGTGCTGGGACAGTTCTGTACCGGCATCACGGTGATCACCACGATGCACGACGACGCTCCGGTCGGGTTCGCCTGCCAGTCGTTTGCCGCGCTGTCACTGGACCCGCCGCTGGTGCTGTTCTGCCCGACGAAGATGTCGCGGTCCTGGCAGGCGATCGAGGCGAGCGGACACTTCTGCGTCAACGTGCTCCACGAGAAGCAGCAGGACGTTTCGGCCCGGTTCGGCTCACGCGAACCCGACAAGTTCGCCGGAATCCCCTGGCATGCATCGAAACTGGGCTCGCCGGTCATCGAGGGCTCGCTCGCCCACATCGACTGTTCGGTGCATTCGGTGCACGACGGCGGCGACCACTTCGTCGTGTTCGGCGCGGTGCATTCGCTGTCGGACGTGCCACACCGTAAGCCTCGGCCGCTGCTGTTCTACCGCGGCCAGTACACCGGCATCGAGCCGGACAAGAACACTCCCGCGCACTGGCGCGACGATCTCGAGGCGTTCCTCACCGCCACCACCGACGACACCTGGCTGTGA
- a CDS encoding fibronectin-binding protein, producing the protein MVKRFLGAALVACGATLFAAVPAGAQPGGPPSCELALAFLCRYIPMAPELDHNIDLTEQQPVDPNAPLPESLPPVDPCAAVGCI; encoded by the coding sequence ATGGTGAAGCGGTTCTTGGGTGCGGCGCTCGTCGCGTGCGGTGCGACGCTGTTCGCGGCGGTTCCGGCGGGCGCACAGCCCGGCGGCCCCCCGTCCTGCGAGCTGGCGCTGGCTTTCCTGTGCCGATACATCCCGATGGCACCCGAACTCGACCACAACATCGACCTGACCGAGCAACAGCCGGTCGATCCGAATGCCCCGCTGCCGGAGAGCTTGCCGCCGGTCGACCCGTGCGCGGCGGTGGGCTGCATCTAA
- a CDS encoding alpha/beta fold hydrolase produces MPFIELPKGRAYYRHWPAAEPRAAVVFLHGFGEHTGVYHRYGFTLNAAGIDLWAVDQFGHGLSPGTRGDFGSIEDSSALAEALTDLAGRHGELPLIAQGHSFGSIVTLVRLLEQPDRYRAGVISGAPLVPIPAMLDNDTSLELDPGWLSDDPFYLDLMANDPLAFVDADGAALTRELDRAWDRFGFDLPKLTVPTLAVHGSADPIAQIGAVRAYAEQIDALELYEVPGGRHDILNDSPHREVAAAIIDFVQGKALGSA; encoded by the coding sequence ATGCCGTTCATCGAGCTCCCGAAGGGTCGCGCCTACTACCGGCACTGGCCCGCCGCCGAACCGCGGGCCGCCGTGGTGTTCCTGCACGGCTTCGGTGAGCACACCGGCGTCTACCACCGCTACGGCTTCACCCTCAACGCCGCCGGGATCGACCTGTGGGCGGTCGACCAGTTCGGCCACGGGCTCAGCCCCGGCACACGCGGCGACTTCGGCTCGATCGAGGACAGCTCCGCGCTGGCCGAGGCGCTCACTGACCTGGCCGGCCGGCACGGGGAGCTTCCGCTGATCGCCCAGGGGCACTCGTTCGGCTCGATCGTCACGCTGGTGCGACTGTTGGAGCAGCCGGACCGCTACCGCGCCGGCGTCATCTCCGGAGCTCCGCTGGTGCCGATCCCGGCCATGCTCGACAACGACACCTCACTCGAACTCGACCCGGGCTGGCTGTCCGACGACCCGTTCTACCTCGACCTGATGGCCAACGACCCGTTGGCGTTCGTCGACGCCGACGGCGCCGCGCTGACCCGTGAACTCGACCGGGCCTGGGACCGGTTCGGCTTCGACCTGCCGAAACTGACCGTGCCGACGCTGGCCGTACACGGGAGCGCCGATCCGATCGCGCAGATCGGCGCGGTGCGCGCCTATGCCGAGCAGATCGACGCGCTCGAGCTCTACGAGGTGCCCGGCGGCAGGCACGACATCCTCAACGATTCGCCCCACCGCGAGGTGGCCGCCGCGATCATCGACTTCGTACAAGGCAAGGCACTAGGGTCGGCGTGA
- a CDS encoding LysR family transcriptional regulator has translation MSFPTGRRPSADDLLVLLAVGRTGRYNLAAEELGLNHTTISRRIAALEEAVGGRVLVRGAGGWELTDLGRDALSAAEAIESAVRSLNPGGERSLEGVVRISATDGFSAYIAAPAAARVQREHPNVAVEIVATTRRATQQRSGLDVEIVVGEPKVHRAEAIRLGDYCLGLYGARSYLAEQGTPTSTAELERYPLVYFIDSMLQVDDLDVAASHTPAMRESVTSTNVFVHVEATRAAAGLGLLPCFMADRHDDLVRVLPDEVSVRLTYWLVTRAETLRRPEVAAVVDAIRARVQDQHDVLLGRR, from the coding sequence ATGTCGTTTCCGACCGGGCGGCGGCCCAGCGCCGACGACCTGCTCGTGTTGCTCGCGGTCGGTCGGACCGGCCGGTACAACCTCGCGGCCGAGGAGCTCGGCCTCAACCACACCACCATCTCGCGCCGCATCGCCGCTCTCGAAGAGGCGGTCGGCGGGCGGGTGCTGGTGCGCGGTGCCGGCGGCTGGGAACTGACCGACCTCGGGCGCGACGCGCTATCCGCCGCGGAAGCCATCGAGTCGGCGGTGCGGTCGCTGAACCCAGGGGGCGAGCGCAGCCTGGAAGGTGTCGTGCGGATCTCCGCGACCGACGGCTTCTCGGCCTACATCGCCGCACCCGCCGCCGCGCGCGTGCAGCGTGAGCACCCCAATGTCGCCGTCGAGATCGTGGCCACCACCCGCCGCGCCACTCAGCAGCGGTCCGGCCTGGACGTGGAGATCGTCGTCGGCGAGCCGAAGGTGCACCGCGCCGAGGCCATCCGACTGGGCGACTACTGCCTCGGCCTCTACGGCGCCCGGTCCTACCTCGCGGAGCAGGGCACCCCAACCAGCACCGCGGAACTCGAGCGCTACCCGCTGGTGTACTTCATCGACTCGATGCTGCAGGTCGACGACCTCGACGTGGCCGCCAGCCACACCCCCGCCATGCGCGAATCGGTCACCTCCACCAACGTTTTCGTCCATGTGGAGGCGACGCGGGCGGCGGCGGGGCTCGGCCTGCTGCCTTGCTTCATGGCCGACCGCCACGACGACCTGGTCCGCGTGTTACCCGACGAGGTGTCGGTGCGGCTGACGTACTGGCTCGTCACCCGCGCCGAGACGCTGCGCAGGCCCGAGGTCGCCGCGGTCGTCGACGCGATCCGGGCGCGGGTCCAGGACCAGCACGACGTGCTGCTGGGGCGACGCTGA
- a CDS encoding MFS transporter — protein MSVTNDSTGGPISTGLKRVVVASMAGTVVEWYEFFLYATAATLVFNKVFFAEGTSEASGLIAALLTYAVGFVARPLGGIVFGHFGDKYGRKKLLQFAILLVGAVTFLMGCLPTYNQIGVWAPILLVVLRFMQGFAVGGEWGGAVLLVAEHSPDDRRGFWASWPQAAVPVGNMLATVVLLVLTGVLPEDAFMSWGWRVAFWLSAVVVLIGYYIRTKVTDAPIFVAAQEEVERVKAVSYGVFEVLRRYPRGVFTAMGLRFAENIMYYLVVTFSIVYLKTHVGADTGDILWWLLAAHAVHFVVIPQVGRLSDHFGRRPVYIVGAILAGTWGFFAFPMMNSGSYLLIMAAIILGLIIHALMYSPQPAIMAEMFPTRMRYSGVSLGYQVTSIVAGSLAPAIATWLLDRFGSSVPIALYLAGAAAITLVAALFTRETKGLDLATLDAADREQLSRAGVV, from the coding sequence ATGAGTGTCACCAACGACTCGACCGGTGGACCGATCTCGACCGGCCTCAAGCGCGTCGTGGTCGCGTCGATGGCCGGCACGGTCGTCGAATGGTACGAGTTCTTCCTCTACGCCACCGCCGCCACACTGGTCTTCAACAAGGTGTTCTTCGCCGAGGGCACCAGTGAGGCCAGCGGGCTGATCGCGGCCCTGCTGACCTACGCGGTCGGGTTCGTCGCGCGACCGCTCGGCGGGATCGTGTTCGGACACTTCGGCGACAAGTACGGCCGCAAGAAGCTGCTGCAGTTCGCGATCCTGCTCGTCGGCGCCGTCACCTTCCTGATGGGATGTCTGCCCACCTACAACCAGATCGGCGTGTGGGCGCCGATCCTGCTGGTGGTCCTGCGGTTCATGCAGGGCTTCGCGGTCGGCGGCGAGTGGGGCGGCGCGGTGCTGCTCGTCGCCGAGCACAGCCCCGACGATCGACGCGGATTCTGGGCGAGTTGGCCGCAGGCCGCGGTGCCGGTGGGCAACATGCTCGCGACCGTCGTGCTGCTGGTGCTGACCGGCGTGCTCCCCGAGGATGCGTTCATGTCCTGGGGCTGGCGCGTGGCGTTCTGGCTCTCCGCGGTCGTCGTGCTGATCGGCTACTACATCCGCACCAAGGTCACCGACGCCCCGATCTTCGTGGCGGCGCAGGAAGAGGTCGAACGCGTCAAGGCCGTGTCCTACGGCGTGTTCGAGGTGTTGCGGCGTTATCCCCGAGGCGTTTTCACCGCGATGGGGCTGCGGTTCGCCGAGAACATCATGTACTACCTCGTGGTCACGTTCTCGATCGTGTACCTCAAGACGCACGTCGGCGCCGACACCGGCGACATCCTGTGGTGGCTGCTGGCCGCGCATGCGGTGCACTTCGTGGTCATTCCGCAGGTGGGTCGCCTGTCGGATCACTTCGGTCGCAGGCCCGTCTACATCGTGGGCGCGATCCTGGCCGGCACGTGGGGGTTCTTCGCGTTCCCGATGATGAACAGCGGCTCCTACCTGCTCATCATGGCCGCGATCATCCTCGGCCTGATCATCCACGCGCTGATGTACTCGCCGCAGCCCGCGATCATGGCTGAGATGTTCCCGACGCGGATGCGTTATTCCGGTGTGTCGCTTGGCTATCAGGTGACCTCGATCGTCGCGGGGTCGCTGGCGCCCGCGATCGCGACGTGGCTGCTCGACAGGTTCGGTTCGTCGGTCCCGATTGCGCTGTACCTCGCGGGCGCTGCGGCGATCACGTTGGTGGCCGCGCTGTTCACCCGCGAGACCAAGGGACTGGACCTGGCGACCCTCGACGCCGCCGACCGTGAGCAGCTGTCCAGGGCCGGAGTCGTATGA
- a CDS encoding 3-hydroxybutyrate dehydrogenase: MSDLAGRAALVTGGASGIGAACARTLAARGATVTVADLDEAAAKTVAEEIGGKHWAIDLSDVSALEELRLDIDILVNNAGVQHVSPIAEFPPERFRFLLALMVEAPFLLIRAALPHMYEQEFGRIVNISSVHGLRASEFKSAYVTAKHGLEGLSKVTALEGGPHGVTSNCVDPGYVRTPLVTKQIADQARTHGIDEDRVIADILLKESAIKRLVEPDEVASLVAWLASPAAAMVTGASYTMDGGWSAR; this comes from the coding sequence ATGAGCGACCTCGCGGGCCGCGCGGCACTCGTCACCGGCGGCGCGAGCGGGATCGGTGCGGCCTGCGCCAGGACGCTGGCTGCGCGGGGTGCCACGGTCACCGTGGCCGACCTCGACGAGGCCGCCGCCAAGACGGTCGCCGAGGAGATCGGCGGAAAGCACTGGGCGATCGACCTTTCCGACGTGTCCGCGCTCGAGGAGCTGCGGCTCGACATCGACATCCTGGTCAACAACGCCGGCGTCCAGCACGTCAGCCCGATCGCCGAGTTCCCGCCCGAACGGTTCCGGTTCCTGCTCGCGCTGATGGTCGAGGCACCGTTCCTGTTGATCCGGGCGGCGTTACCGCACATGTACGAACAGGAGTTCGGCCGGATCGTCAACATCTCCTCGGTGCACGGCCTGCGAGCCTCGGAGTTCAAGAGCGCCTACGTCACCGCCAAGCACGGCCTCGAAGGATTGTCGAAGGTGACCGCGCTGGAGGGTGGGCCGCACGGGGTCACCAGCAACTGCGTCGACCCCGGTTATGTGCGCACTCCGCTGGTGACCAAGCAGATCGCCGATCAGGCCCGCACGCACGGCATCGACGAAGATAGGGTGATCGCGGACATCCTGCTGAAGGAGAGTGCGATCAAGCGACTTGTCGAACCCGATGAGGTGGCCTCGCTCGTCGCGTGGCTGGCCTCGCCGGCTGCCGCGATGGTCACCGGGGCGTCGTACACGATGGACGGCGGCTGGAGCGCCCGGTGA
- a CDS encoding acetoacetate--CoA ligase, giving the protein MSTTAQWTPTDSDVSGAKVTDFARFVGDRTGLSFADYRSLWQWSVDEPDAFWAALWDYFELGDRPDTVLSSTEMPGAQWFPGTRLNYVDQVVRNARSDRPAILYVAEGGATTEVSWADLLGRAAAFAARLRSLGVAAGDRVIGYLPNIPEAVIAFLGAASIGAIWSACGQDYSAKAALDRLGQLEPTVLVTADGYTYGGKFRDKSADIAALQAGLPTLRATVMASELAESSTEPLATTAVDFAHPLWILFSSGTTGLPKGIMHGHGGVLLEHLKAVALQCDIGSDDTFFWYTSPSWMMWNFQVAGLLVGATIVCYDGSPNAPQPDALWDIAARVKATVLGTSPGYVLGCAKAGAVPRKEHDLSALRTVGITGSSLPPSSSLWLRDNVGEHVQVASISGGTDVVSAFIGGVRTVPVWPGELSAPYLGCALDSWDESGNPVRDEVGELVVTKPMPSMPVSFWNDADGSRYRSAYFEMFDGVWRHGDWITITDRGSVVVHGRSDSTLNRHGIRMGSADIYQAVERLPEVAEALIIGAEQPDGGYWMPLFVVLADGGELTNDLRDRIKDTIRTEVSPRHVPDEIIVAPGVPHTRTGKKLEVPIKKLFQGADPGKVVERSAVDDPALLDWYVTQRRR; this is encoded by the coding sequence GTGAGCACCACCGCGCAGTGGACGCCGACCGACTCCGACGTCTCCGGCGCCAAGGTCACCGATTTCGCGCGGTTCGTCGGCGACCGGACCGGGCTGAGTTTCGCCGATTATCGGTCGCTGTGGCAGTGGTCGGTCGACGAGCCGGATGCGTTCTGGGCGGCGCTGTGGGACTACTTCGAGCTCGGCGACCGGCCGGACACCGTGCTCAGCTCCACCGAAATGCCCGGCGCGCAGTGGTTTCCGGGTACCCGGCTCAACTACGTCGACCAGGTGGTGCGTAACGCGCGCTCGGACCGTCCCGCCATCCTTTACGTCGCCGAGGGGGGTGCGACGACCGAGGTGTCGTGGGCAGACCTGCTCGGGCGCGCCGCCGCGTTCGCGGCCAGGCTGCGTTCGCTCGGCGTGGCCGCCGGTGACCGGGTGATCGGGTATCTGCCCAACATCCCCGAGGCGGTGATCGCGTTCCTCGGCGCCGCGAGCATCGGGGCGATTTGGAGTGCCTGCGGTCAGGACTACTCGGCCAAGGCCGCGCTCGACCGCCTCGGTCAGCTGGAGCCCACGGTGTTGGTGACTGCCGACGGCTACACCTATGGCGGAAAGTTCCGCGACAAGTCCGCCGACATCGCAGCACTGCAAGCCGGACTGCCCACACTGCGGGCGACCGTGATGGCCTCCGAGCTCGCCGAGTCGAGCACCGAGCCGCTTGCCACCACTGCCGTGGACTTCGCGCATCCGCTGTGGATCCTGTTCTCCTCGGGCACCACCGGACTGCCCAAGGGCATCATGCACGGCCACGGCGGCGTCCTGCTCGAGCATCTGAAAGCTGTTGCGCTGCAGTGCGACATCGGGTCTGACGACACCTTCTTCTGGTACACCAGCCCGAGCTGGATGATGTGGAACTTCCAAGTGGCCGGACTTCTGGTCGGCGCGACGATCGTCTGCTACGACGGCAGCCCCAACGCCCCCCAGCCGGACGCGCTGTGGGACATCGCCGCTCGTGTCAAGGCGACCGTCCTGGGCACCAGCCCCGGGTATGTGCTGGGCTGCGCGAAAGCCGGCGCGGTGCCGCGTAAAGAACACGATCTGTCGGCGCTGCGCACCGTCGGCATCACCGGTTCGTCGCTGCCGCCGTCCTCGTCGCTGTGGCTGCGGGACAACGTCGGCGAGCATGTGCAGGTCGCCTCGATCAGCGGCGGCACCGACGTGGTGTCGGCGTTCATCGGCGGCGTGCGCACCGTCCCGGTGTGGCCGGGCGAGTTGTCGGCGCCGTATCTCGGGTGCGCGCTCGACTCGTGGGACGAATCCGGCAATCCGGTCCGCGACGAGGTCGGCGAGTTGGTGGTGACCAAGCCGATGCCGTCGATGCCGGTCAGCTTCTGGAACGACGCCGACGGATCCCGATACCGCTCGGCGTATTTCGAGATGTTCGACGGAGTGTGGCGGCACGGCGACTGGATCACGATCACCGACCGCGGCAGCGTCGTCGTGCACGGCCGGTCCGATTCGACGCTGAACCGGCACGGCATCCGCATGGGCAGCGCCGACATCTATCAGGCCGTCGAACGACTGCCCGAGGTGGCCGAGGCGTTGATCATCGGCGCCGAGCAACCCGACGGCGGATACTGGATGCCGCTGTTCGTCGTGCTCGCCGACGGTGGCGAGTTGACCAACGACCTGCGTGACCGGATCAAGGACACAATCCGCACCGAGGTGTCGCCGCGGCATGTGCCCGACGAGATCATCGTCGCGCCCGGCGTACCGCACACCCGCACCGGCAAGAAGCTCGAGGTGCCGATCAAGAAGCTGTTCCAGGGCGCCGACCCCGGCAAGGTCGTCGAGCGCAGCGCCGTCGACGACCCGGCGCTGCTCGACTGGTACGTCACGCAGCGTCGAAGGTGA
- a CDS encoding HNH endonuclease → MIEHVFEIDPSASEECLRERVEDLERLKSKAAAAQARATALWRAKRHAAEKAAGVPASKRGRGLASEVALARHEAPATGGRHLGFATALVEEMPYTLAALECGALSEWRATLIVRESACLSVEHRARLDAEMCRDVARLDGWGDKRIAAEAKKIACELDVAAVVDRSAKAAEDRRVTIRPAPDSMTYVTALLPVGQGVAVYASLKRSADTTFDGRSRGQVMADTLVQRVTGRPAEQPVDVTLNVVMADTTLMGDDDAPAWLQGYGPLPSAIARGLTGDAVRDAAAKAMLRRLYRHPGSGQLVAMESQARAFPKGLAAFIDLRDQTCRTPYCDAEIRHRDHAVPRRRGGPTSAGNGLGACAACNYAKEAPGWSVVTSERAGVHHAEFTTPTRATYRSTAPPLPGPPVRKVSRLEGRLSIDLITFDAA, encoded by the coding sequence ATGATCGAACATGTGTTCGAGATCGACCCGTCCGCGAGCGAGGAATGCTTGCGGGAGCGGGTCGAGGACCTGGAGCGGTTGAAGTCGAAAGCCGCGGCGGCGCAGGCGAGGGCGACCGCCTTGTGGCGGGCCAAGCGCCACGCCGCCGAGAAGGCGGCCGGGGTGCCTGCGAGCAAGCGGGGCCGCGGGTTGGCCAGTGAGGTGGCGTTGGCGCGCCACGAAGCCCCCGCCACGGGCGGGCGCCATCTCGGGTTCGCGACGGCCCTGGTCGAGGAGATGCCGTACACGCTGGCCGCGCTGGAGTGCGGAGCGCTTTCGGAGTGGCGGGCGACGTTGATCGTGCGCGAGTCGGCGTGTTTGAGTGTCGAGCACCGCGCCCGGTTGGACGCCGAGATGTGCCGCGACGTCGCGCGTCTCGACGGGTGGGGTGACAAACGCATCGCGGCCGAGGCCAAAAAGATCGCCTGTGAGCTCGACGTCGCCGCGGTGGTGGACCGTTCCGCCAAGGCGGCCGAGGATCGGCGGGTCACCATCCGCCCGGCGCCCGACTCGATGACCTATGTGACCGCGCTGCTGCCCGTTGGTCAGGGCGTCGCTGTCTATGCGAGCTTGAAACGGTCCGCTGACACCACCTTTGACGGCCGCTCGCGCGGGCAGGTGATGGCCGACACGCTGGTGCAGCGGGTCACCGGCCGGCCCGCTGAGCAGCCGGTGGATGTGACGCTGAATGTGGTCATGGCCGACACCACGCTGATGGGCGACGATGACGCGCCGGCGTGGCTGCAGGGCTACGGCCCGCTGCCCAGTGCGATCGCGCGGGGGCTGACCGGTGACGCGGTGCGCGACGCCGCGGCGAAGGCGATGTTGCGTCGGCTGTACCGCCATCCGGGCAGCGGTCAGTTGGTGGCGATGGAGTCACAAGCCCGGGCCTTCCCGAAGGGACTGGCGGCGTTCATCGACCTGCGCGATCAGACCTGTCGAACGCCCTACTGCGACGCCGAGATTCGGCACCGCGACCACGCCGTCCCGCGGCGCCGCGGCGGGCCGACCAGCGCCGGCAACGGGCTCGGGGCATGCGCGGCGTGCAACTACGCCAAAGAGGCGCCGGGCTGGTCGGTCGTCACCAGCGAACGCGCCGGCGTGCACCACGCCGAATTCACCACGCCCACGCGAGCGACCTACCGATCCACCGCTCCGCCACTGCCCGGGCCGCCGGTACGCAAAGTCAGCCGCCTCGAAGGCCGGCTGAGCATCGACCTGATCACCTTCGACGCTGCGTGA